The following are encoded in a window of Flavobacteriales bacterium genomic DNA:
- a CDS encoding TonB-dependent receptor, producing the protein MTSSYRYPILSLALLPLCLVAQDPIMGVVLGTEADDPRSLPGASVLWVGTTIGTATDAQGRFEVPPPDSWPARLVASFVGYAPDTVLLAAHPGRPVSFTLRPGADLRAVEIIERQSSTLLDTRSQLATEIITAMELKRAACCDLSESFETNASVDVSYNDAISGTKTIRLLGLDGKYAQISLENIPFIRGLSTASGLTLIPGTWINEINLSKGVGTAVNAPNAMTGQIDVCLLQPADESPFYLNMYGNTQGRLEANIHSAQSTGQHSDNLLLVHGNWFDNEMDQNGDGFMDMPITRRINVMDRWVYRDDKRTAQLAARYVDDRRTGGQSAEHGAMPVPPEHVGHRPDMLYGIDIRNEMVDVLGKYGFVFGEARDKSIGLIAAGKHHDVRSLYGERGYDGTQTSFYGNLVYQQQLGGCEDAVKTGLAFQYDDYREAFRDSAFTRTERMPGIFAEYTRKREKLTSVLGLRADANDHFGNTVSPRLHIKYDLGPLTVARVSAGHAFRSANPLAESATVLASSRNVVVEGPLGLERAWNFGASLLHKFKLLDRKWEVGVDAYHTRFTQQVVMDLDRSPQTIAFYMLDGLSYGTSMLADVQVQLAAPLTLRLNYRWYDARTTYDGRLLERPFTPMHRGMIDLAYADRKEQWRFDIGLQLFGESRIPDTSTNPEAYRFGERAPSFATMHAQLTRVMGQWDLYLGAENITNTLQRRQIIAPEDPFGPYFDASLIWGPTNLAMVYGGLRYTLPRKKENPTDRP; encoded by the coding sequence ATGACAAGTTCCTACAGATATCCGATCCTTTCGCTGGCTTTGCTGCCCCTGTGCCTGGTGGCGCAGGATCCCATCATGGGCGTGGTGCTCGGCACAGAGGCCGATGACCCCAGAAGCCTCCCCGGCGCCAGTGTGCTGTGGGTGGGTACCACCATCGGCACGGCCACCGATGCGCAGGGACGGTTCGAGGTGCCGCCACCCGATAGCTGGCCCGCACGGCTGGTGGCCTCCTTCGTGGGCTATGCGCCGGACACCGTGTTGCTGGCCGCCCATCCCGGCAGGCCCGTGTCCTTCACCCTGCGGCCCGGTGCCGATCTGCGGGCGGTGGAGATCATCGAGCGGCAGAGCAGCACCCTGCTGGACACGCGCTCGCAACTGGCCACCGAGATCATCACCGCCATGGAACTGAAGCGCGCCGCCTGTTGCGACCTGAGCGAGAGCTTCGAGACCAACGCCTCGGTGGACGTGAGCTACAACGACGCCATCAGTGGCACGAAGACGATCCGCCTCCTGGGCCTCGATGGCAAGTACGCGCAGATCAGCCTGGAGAACATCCCCTTCATCCGCGGGCTGTCCACCGCTTCGGGGCTCACGCTCATCCCGGGCACCTGGATCAACGAGATCAACCTCAGCAAGGGCGTGGGCACGGCGGTGAACGCCCCCAATGCCATGACCGGACAGATCGACGTGTGCCTGTTGCAACCGGCCGACGAGTCGCCGTTCTACCTGAACATGTACGGCAATACCCAGGGCCGTCTGGAGGCCAACATCCACAGCGCGCAAAGCACCGGGCAACACAGCGACAACCTGCTGCTGGTGCACGGCAACTGGTTCGACAACGAAATGGACCAGAACGGCGATGGCTTCATGGACATGCCCATCACGCGGCGCATCAACGTGATGGACCGCTGGGTATACCGGGACGACAAGCGGACGGCCCAACTGGCAGCGCGCTACGTGGACGACCGCCGCACCGGGGGGCAATCCGCCGAGCATGGCGCGATGCCCGTTCCACCGGAACATGTGGGCCACCGTCCGGACATGCTCTATGGCATCGACATCCGCAACGAGATGGTGGACGTGCTGGGGAAATATGGCTTCGTGTTCGGCGAGGCACGCGACAAGAGCATCGGTCTCATCGCCGCGGGCAAGCACCACGATGTGCGCTCGCTGTACGGTGAACGTGGATACGATGGCACGCAGACCAGCTTCTACGGCAATCTGGTGTACCAGCAGCAACTCGGCGGATGCGAGGATGCCGTGAAGACCGGTCTGGCCTTCCAGTATGATGATTACCGGGAGGCTTTCCGCGACAGTGCCTTCACGCGCACCGAGCGCATGCCGGGGATCTTCGCCGAGTATACCCGCAAACGCGAGAAGCTCACATCCGTGCTCGGCCTGCGTGCCGACGCGAATGACCACTTCGGCAATACGGTGAGTCCTCGCCTGCACATCAAGTATGACCTGGGTCCGCTCACCGTGGCCCGCGTTTCGGCCGGCCATGCCTTCCGCAGCGCCAACCCGCTGGCCGAAAGCGCCACCGTGCTGGCCAGTTCGCGCAACGTGGTGGTGGAGGGCCCGCTTGGCCTGGAACGCGCCTGGAATTTCGGCGCGTCGCTGCTGCACAAGTTCAAACTCCTGGACCGCAAGTGGGAGGTGGGTGTGGACGCCTACCACACGCGCTTCACCCAGCAGGTGGTGATGGACCTGGACCGCTCGCCACAGACCATAGCGTTCTACATGCTGGATGGACTCTCCTATGGCACCAGCATGCTGGCCGATGTGCAGGTGCAGCTGGCCGCACCGCTCACCCTGCGGCTGAACTACCGTTGGTATGATGCGCGCACCACCTACGATGGCCGGTTGCTGGAGCGGCCTTTCACGCCCATGCACCGCGGCATGATCGACCTGGCCTATGCCGACCGCAAGGAGCAATGGCGCTTCGACATTGGCCTGCAGCTTTTCGGTGAGAGCCGCATCCCCGATACCTCCACCAATCCCGAGGCCTACCGCTTCGGCGAACGCGCGCCGTCATTCGCCACCATGCACGCACAGCTCACGCGGGTGATGGGCCAGTGGGACCTCTACCTCGGTGCGGAGAACATCACCAACACGCTGCAACGAAGGCAGATCATCGCGCCGGAGGATCCTTTCGGCCCGTACTTTGACGCTTCGCTGATCTGGGGGCCTACTAACCTGGCCATGGTCTATGGCGGATT
- a CDS encoding NifU family protein, producing MSTTARPPVSVYAESTPNPASMRYVSSRLLVADGRLLEFRSPDEPNGVSPLAEHIFNLPFVTGVFISGNFITVTKNASVDWDLVQLELREYLQEYLNTDGRVVYEDAPAQALADANERASTHAEARGPDDEKIIRVLEEYIRPAVEGDGGHIAFKSFDGGVVTVSLRGSCSGCPSSMVTLKQGIENLLKHEVPGVREVVAEEL from the coding sequence ATGAGCACCACCGCCCGCCCGCCCGTATCCGTTTACGCCGAAAGCACGCCCAACCCGGCCAGCATGCGCTACGTGAGCAGCCGCCTGTTGGTGGCCGACGGCCGGCTCTTGGAATTCCGATCCCCCGATGAGCCCAATGGTGTGTCGCCCCTGGCGGAGCACATCTTCAACCTGCCCTTTGTCACGGGGGTGTTCATCTCAGGCAACTTCATCACCGTCACCAAGAACGCTTCCGTGGATTGGGACCTGGTGCAACTGGAGTTGCGCGAGTACCTCCAGGAGTACCTGAACACGGATGGCCGCGTGGTATACGAGGACGCCCCCGCCCAGGCCCTGGCCGACGCCAATGAGCGCGCCAGCACCCATGCTGAAGCGAGAGGCCCCGACGATGAGAAGATCATCCGCGTGCTGGAGGAATACATCCGCCCGGCCGTCGAAGGCGACGGCGGGCATATCGCCTTCAAGTCCTTCGACGGAGGCGTGGTCACCGTTTCGCTGCGCGGCTCATGCAGCGGCTGCCCCAGCAGCATGGTCACCCTCAAACAGGGCATCGAGAACCTGCTGAAACACGAGGTGCCCGGCGTGCGAGAGGTGGTGGCGGAGGAACTCTAA
- a CDS encoding transposase: MGKRLPRRAGIYFCTFACWDHLHSIARTNCHDAIYEKLQRWVDKGCAVNGYVIMPNHVHLLLYVPEQLSVNDVLANCKRWWAKVILDRLTVARDTIMLERLQRDVDTSRFAKGQWFRVWEPSSDIKYCASNSMVVQKLRYIHQNPLQAHWMLARVPEEYPHSCAGQYAGGPTAGMTVTPWMAHSN; encoded by the coding sequence TTGGGCAAGCGACTTCCGCGACGCGCGGGCATCTACTTCTGCACCTTCGCATGCTGGGACCACTTGCATTCGATCGCCCGCACCAATTGTCACGACGCCATATACGAGAAGCTGCAACGTTGGGTGGACAAAGGCTGCGCGGTCAACGGCTACGTGATCATGCCGAACCATGTGCATCTGCTCCTCTACGTGCCGGAACAACTCTCGGTGAATGACGTCCTGGCCAACTGCAAACGCTGGTGGGCCAAAGTGATCCTCGACCGGCTCACGGTGGCCCGGGACACCATCATGCTGGAGCGCTTGCAGCGGGATGTCGACACGTCCCGCTTCGCGAAAGGTCAATGGTTCCGGGTGTGGGAACCTTCTTCCGACATCAAGTACTGCGCATCGAACAGCATGGTGGTCCAGAAGCTCCGCTATATCCACCAGAACCCATTGCAAGCCCATTGGATGCTGGCCAGAGTGCCCGAAGAATATCCGCATTCCTGCGCAGGCCAATACGCGGGTGGCCCAACAGCCGGGATGACCGTCACGCCTTGGATGGCCCACTCCAACTGA
- a CDS encoding TonB-dependent receptor: protein MKRISSLLPTLLIAAATCSAQATGEIRGRVFDQTGSPVPMAHVVAIQHDRTHGVVTDLEGRFVIKPLPTGLFTVRVSHVGFQTRSFTGVEVTGDRASLMRDIRLGFATTVDTFEVSGFRRPLIEADNPTRMSLLADDFARDPNKRDPIQFIGKSFVGVTASLTGDGLHFRGSRTENMVSFIDGVKVSGGVPRVPPSAISSVSVYTGGLPARYGDVTGGVVAIETKSYQEVFEAERTRRQRLAEAAWEDEEDGL from the coding sequence ATGAAGCGCATCTCCTCCCTCCTGCCCACCCTGCTCATCGCGGCCGCCACATGCAGCGCCCAAGCCACGGGAGAGATCCGCGGACGGGTATTCGACCAGACCGGTTCGCCGGTGCCCATGGCGCATGTGGTGGCCATCCAGCATGATCGAACGCACGGCGTGGTTACCGATCTGGAAGGAAGATTCGTCATCAAGCCCCTGCCTACCGGCCTCTTCACGGTGCGTGTTTCGCACGTCGGATTCCAGACGCGCAGCTTCACCGGCGTGGAGGTCACCGGCGACCGGGCGAGCCTGATGCGCGACATCCGTCTGGGCTTCGCCACCACGGTGGATACATTCGAGGTGTCCGGCTTCCGACGCCCGCTCATTGAAGCCGACAACCCCACCCGCATGAGCCTGCTGGCCGACGACTTCGCACGCGACCCGAACAAACGCGACCCGATACAATTCATCGGCAAGAGTTTCGTGGGGGTGACGGCCTCCCTCACGGGCGACGGATTGCATTTCCGGGGCTCGCGTACGGAGAACATGGTGTCCTTCATCGACGGCGTGAAGGTGAGTGGCGGTGTGCCCCGCGTCCCACCATCGGCCATCAGCAGCGTGAGCGTGTACACCGGTGGCCTGCCCGCACGTTACGGTGATGTCACCGGTGGCGTGGTGGCGATCGAGACCAAGAGCTACCAGGAGGTCTTCGAGGCCGAACGGACAAGGCGACAACGCTTGGCCGAAGCCGCTTGGGAAGACGAAGAGGATGGACTTTGA